In Sodalis ligni, a single genomic region encodes these proteins:
- a CDS encoding ABC transporter permease: MNKTLLSHSHPEPVPLHNIPWPRRLLCWEGFLLAVTVVVFAVNATASPYFLNLWNLSDATFNFTEKAMIVLPMAMLIIAREIDLSVASTMALSSTIMGFCAQAGMGTPVLVCVGLGVGLLCGLINGLLVTRLNLSSIVITIGTMSLFRGITYVLLGDQSINHYPASFAFFGQGYVFGALSFEFALFILLAVLFYFLLHKTNFGRRTYAIGNNPVAAYYSGINVKRHNLILFIMVGVMSGLAAVLLTSRLGSTRPTLALGWELSVITMVVLGGVNVLGGSGSMTGVIIAAFLMGLVTFGLSLLNVPGIVMSIIVGAMLITVISLPILTQRFLARKKRAS; this comes from the coding sequence ATGAACAAGACACTGCTTTCTCACTCGCATCCGGAGCCGGTTCCGCTGCATAACATCCCCTGGCCTCGGCGCCTGCTGTGCTGGGAAGGTTTTTTACTGGCGGTGACCGTGGTGGTGTTTGCCGTTAACGCCACGGCTTCGCCCTATTTTTTAAATCTCTGGAACCTGTCGGACGCGACCTTTAATTTCACCGAGAAGGCCATGATAGTGTTACCGATGGCGATGCTGATTATCGCCCGGGAAATAGACCTGTCAGTGGCTTCCACCATGGCGCTGAGCTCAACCATCATGGGCTTTTGCGCCCAGGCCGGGATGGGAACCCCGGTATTGGTCTGCGTCGGACTGGGGGTCGGCCTGCTGTGCGGCCTGATCAACGGCTTGCTGGTGACCCGGTTGAATTTATCTTCCATCGTGATCACCATCGGTACCATGAGCCTGTTCCGGGGCATCACCTATGTGCTGCTGGGGGATCAATCCATCAACCATTACCCGGCCAGCTTCGCCTTCTTCGGCCAAGGGTATGTCTTCGGCGCCCTGTCGTTCGAATTCGCCCTATTCATCCTATTGGCCGTCCTGTTTTACTTTTTGCTGCATAAAACCAATTTTGGCCGGCGGACCTACGCCATCGGCAACAATCCCGTCGCCGCCTATTATTCCGGCATCAACGTGAAACGCCATAACCTGATCTTGTTCATTATGGTGGGCGTCATGTCGGGTCTGGCGGCGGTATTGCTGACCTCGCGCCTGGGCAGCACCCGTCCCACCCTGGCGCTGGGCTGGGAACTCAGCGTGATAACCATGGTGGTTTTAGGCGGGGTGAATGTCCTGGGGGGATCCGGCAGCATGACCGGCGTGATTATCGCGGCGTTCCTGATGGGGTTGGTCACCTTTGGACTGAGCCTGCTGAACGTGCCGGGCATTGTGATGTCGATTATTGTCGGCGCGATGCTTATCACGGTAATATCGCTGCCCATACTGACGCAGCGTTTTCTGGCGCGCAAAAAGAGAGCATCCTGA
- the rhaS gene encoding rhamnose ABC transporter substrate-binding protein, with protein MASCLALAASASAEVKIALVAKSLGNGFFEAANTGAQQAAKELGDVKVIYTGPTTTTAEAQIEVLNGLIAQGVDAIAVSANDPDALVPVLKKAMQRGIKVVSWDSGVAKAGRQIHLNPSSNDLIGQMNVQLAADAIKALGLQKGDTAILSATPTSTNQNIWIEEMKKVLPKYPSVNLVAVAYGDDLSDKSYRETIGLLKSYPNLKVIISPSSVGIVAAAQAVKDQGKIGKVYVTGLGLPSEMAGAVKSGASKSFAIWNPIDLGYAATYIAYDLVKGTATAKEASMGRLGKVQLDADGNGAMGKPFIYDATNIDKFAKVF; from the coding sequence ATGGCTTCATGCCTGGCGCTGGCCGCCTCGGCCTCGGCCGAAGTCAAAATTGCCCTGGTGGCAAAATCGTTGGGCAACGGTTTCTTCGAAGCGGCAAATACCGGCGCGCAGCAGGCGGCCAAAGAATTGGGGGATGTTAAGGTTATTTATACCGGCCCCACCACCACCACCGCCGAAGCGCAGATTGAAGTCCTTAACGGCCTGATTGCCCAGGGGGTGGATGCCATCGCGGTGTCGGCGAACGATCCCGATGCCTTGGTGCCGGTGCTGAAAAAAGCCATGCAGCGCGGCATCAAAGTGGTGTCATGGGATTCCGGCGTCGCCAAGGCGGGCCGCCAGATCCATCTTAATCCGTCCAGTAATGACCTGATCGGCCAGATGAATGTCCAGCTGGCCGCCGATGCCATCAAGGCCCTAGGACTGCAAAAGGGCGATACGGCCATTTTAAGCGCCACGCCGACGTCCACCAACCAGAACATCTGGATTGAGGAAATGAAAAAGGTGCTGCCGAAATATCCGTCGGTGAATCTGGTTGCGGTTGCCTACGGCGATGACCTTTCCGATAAAAGCTACCGCGAAACCATCGGCCTGCTGAAATCCTACCCGAACCTGAAGGTGATCATTTCTCCCTCCTCGGTGGGTATTGTCGCCGCGGCACAAGCGGTCAAAGACCAAGGCAAAATCGGCAAGGTCTATGTGACCGGCCTGGGGTTGCCTTCTGAAATGGCCGGCGCGGTGAAGTCCGGCGCCAGCAAAAGCTTCGCCATCTGGAATCCCATCGATCTGGGCTATGCGGCAACCTACATCGCCTATGATCTGGTGAAAGGCACGGCCACCGCCAAAGAGGCCAGCATGGGCCGTTTGGGAAAGGTCCAGCTTGATGCGGACGGCAACGGCGCCATGGGCAAACCCTTCATTTATGACGCCACTAACATTGATAAATTCGCCAAAGTGTTCTGA
- a CDS encoding YceK/YidQ family lipoprotein translates to MRSKVNRVRILVAALCVLGLTGCGSIISRTFPGQGHGNQYYPGVKWDLRDSPWRYITVIDLPLSMVVDTILLPVDMRHGPYR, encoded by the coding sequence ATGCGAAGCAAGGTGAACAGGGTGCGAATACTGGTGGCGGCGTTATGCGTGCTGGGCCTGACCGGCTGCGGCAGCATTATCAGCCGTACGTTTCCCGGACAGGGGCACGGCAATCAATATTATCCGGGCGTAAAATGGGATTTACGCGACTCTCCCTGGCGATATATCACCGTGATAGATCTGCCGCTGTCGATGGTGGTGGATACGATTCTATTGCCGGTGGATATGCGGCACGGGCCGTATCGCTAG
- a CDS encoding MysB family protein: MSMYATLEEAIDTAREEFLEASRDSGNDDQDPVVSQFSLQKYIMQDGEIMWEAEFLADENEAADALPFRTGEAAQAIFDGDFDETELRLEWQEENTLHEWDEGDYQYEPPLDTEEGQTAADEWEEL, translated from the coding sequence ATGAGCATGTACGCAACTCTGGAAGAAGCCATAGATACCGCACGTGAGGAATTTCTTGAAGCCTCCCGTGACAGCGGCAATGACGATCAGGACCCGGTAGTGAGTCAGTTCAGTTTACAAAAATATATTATGCAGGACGGTGAAATCATGTGGGAAGCGGAGTTCCTGGCCGATGAGAACGAGGCGGCGGATGCATTGCCTTTTCGAACCGGAGAAGCCGCCCAGGCCATTTTTGACGGTGATTTTGATGAAACCGAACTGCGTCTGGAATGGCAGGAGGAGAACACCTTGCATGAATGGGACGAAGGTGACTATCAATATGAGCCGCCGCTGGACACCGAAGAGGGGCAGACCGCGGCCGATGAGTGGGAAGAACTGTAA